A genomic region of Caenorhabditis elegans chromosome V contains the following coding sequences:
- the srh-190 gene encoding Serpentine Receptor, class H (Predicted): MIDCIPESGYFDSPDFLANTMHVFTVIATPIHIFAFYCVLAKTEDQMKSVKMYLLNLHSSIVLFDYSLNFLSCPFILIPELAGYPLGIFKYFNAPVEYYVVEVGIAGACMIISVVSIFENRFYVICTFSWRDHWTIVRRPWLLLHYIEIFVFMFSLTLIVPDQKIGLELVFENLPCLPKDIYEAPVFVLASDYTYQLIAAVFIISQLCFEIGFFVTYLVWNSYKQLKDMKISKQTFELQRKFFIALVIQLVVPSAFFVIPVAYMLASFSLYYYNQAFTNVAFIVVSIHGVSSTLAMIFLHRPYRRAIFKMIYKRGSYPSTVSKIRSTTGITVI; this comes from the exons ATGATCGATTGTATTCCCGAATCAGGCTATTTCGATAGTCCCGATTTTCTAGCTAATACTATGCACGTTTTTACAGTGATCGCTACAccaattcatatttttgctttttattgTGTTCTCGCAAAAACTGAAGACCAAATGAAATCAGTTAAAATGTACCTACTCAACTTACATTCGTCTATAGTATTGTTCGATTattcactaaattttttatcatgccCATTTATTTTGATACCGGAATTAGCTGGCTATCcacttggaatttttaaatacttcaATGCTCCTGTAGAATATTACGTTGTGGAAGTGGGCATCGCAGGTGCTT GCATGATAATATCAGTAGTCTCGATATTTGAAAACCGATTTTATGTGATTTGCACTTTTTCGTGGAGGGATCATTGGACCATTGTGCGACGTCCTTGGCTTTTGCTGCATTACATTGAGATCTTTGTCTTTATGTTCTCATTAACACTGATTGTTCCGGACCAGAAAATTGGTTTGGAACTTGTTTTTGAG AACTTGCCATGTCTTCCAAAAGACATTTATGAGGCTCCGGTATTCGTGCTAGCCAGTGATTATACATATCAATTGATTGCTGCGGTATTTATAATATCTCAGCTCTGCtttgaaattggatttttcgttACATATTTGGTGTGGAACAGCTACAAGCAGTTGAAGGACATGAAAATCTCGAAGCAAACTTTCGAGCTTCAAAGAAAATTCTTCATCGCTCTAGTTATCCAATTAGTTGTTCCATCAGCATTTTTCGTCATTCCAGTTGCCTATATGTTGGCCTCATTTTCCTTGTATTATTATAACCAGGCATTCACAAATGTTGCGTTTATCGTTGTATCTATTCATGGAGTTTCTTCAACATTAGCAATGATTTTTCTCCATCGACCCTATCGGcgtgcaatttttaaaatgatctACAAAAGAGGCTCATATCCTTCCACAGTCTCTAAAATACGCTCTACAACTGGAATAACAgttatttaa
- the nhr-156 gene encoding Nuclear Hormone Receptor family (Confirmed by transcript evidence), producing the protein MQKSSLISHRFSFCKVCGGKANGNHFGIQSCRACAAFFRRAANSKWSSMKCTTFGCADMLVPCKPCRLKRCQEQGMSTTNFQFDRDALKRLLVPKSVEKFVGRPESVIFCDMTESTSKTFIDIRPLIEKTSNILKNGAEGPIFGRNQLQKLANGFENYTNEISVKMIKKIGKSETADCWEYYITTTAKWLNYFNGFKLLSHELQLKITLAVWHVWGRLEKHAITALLRKQKMFTDRQSIVVGRNLLINLEVFLYDHTWLTKYEPEQVEFFTGVKSLELDEVISCLVDLEPTHVELTYMLAQLSFQYAGQRFQGEILKATEKFQQILSDDLHEYYTNELEKPRYSDRVAKMMKCNNIIQKHIREIRPRADLARTFEIFCVEFSHPEVFHDTGF; encoded by the exons atgcaaaaatcctCATTAATAAGCCATCGATTCTCGTTCTGCAAAGTTTGTGGCGGGAAAGCCAATGGAAATCATTTTGGAATTCAAAGTTGTCGGGCGTGTGCTgcttttttcag aagagCAGCAAACTCAAAGTGGTCATCAATGAAATGCACAACTTTTGGTTGTGCGGACATGTT agtCCCTTGCAAACCATGTCGACTGAAAAGGTGTCAGGAGCAAGGAATGAGCACAacta attttcaattcGACCGTGATGCCCTGAAACGACTTTTAGTTCCAAAATCTGTGGAGAAATTTGTAGGAAGGCCtgaatctgtaattttttgtgacaTGACAGAAAGTACTTCGAAAACTTTTATCGATATTCGACCACTTATTGAAAAGACTTCTAATATCCTGAAAAATGGAGCAGAGGGTCCGATTTTTGGTAGAAATCAACTTCAGAAGCTGGCGAATGGATTCGAAAATTACACCAATGagatttctgtgaaaatgatcaagaaaatcggaaaaagtgAGACGGCGGATTGCTGGGAGTATTATATTACGACAACTGCCAAATGGCTTAATTATTTCAATGGATTCAAGCTCTTGTCACACGAATTACAG ctaaaaatCACACTTGCCGTCTGGCACGTCTGGGGTCGTTTGGAGAAGCACGCCATCACCGCACTGCtcagaaaacagaaaatgttCACTGATCGGCAGTCTATCGTAGTTGGACGAAATCTACTTATCAATTTGGAAGTATTCCTATACGATCACACCTGGCTAACTAAATATGAGCCTGAGCAAGTTGAATT CTTCACCGGAGTTAAATCATTGGAGCTTGATGAGGTCATCAGTTGTCTAGTAGACTTGGAGCCAACTCACGTGGAACTCACTTATATGCTGGCTCAACTGAGCTTTCAGTATGCTGGTCAACGATTTCAAGGCGAAATTTTGAAggccactgaaaaatttcaacaaatattaTCAGATGATCTTCATGAATATTATACCAATGAACTCGAAAAACCAAGATACTCGGATAGAGTTGCCAAAATGATGAAGTGTAACAATATAATTCAG aaacaCATTCGAGAAATCCGCCCGCGTGCTGACTTGGCCAGAACTTTCGAGATTTTCTGTGTGGAATTTTCGCATCCCGAAGTGTTCCATGATACAggattttaa
- the srx-68 gene encoding G-protein coupled receptors family 1 profile domain-containing protein (Confirmed by transcript evidence) produces MDSYQIVFALIPITLLGSVLNWSIFYSIHKLQSLNNSFGYLSANQAFSDALHSTTFLLYFCPMVLLDHPFLKAYSHHCGFVILFCYELSVFTHFAISINRFFAVWMPLKYESMFNIKRTRWMIVFMWIFIGSIAVLFYQKFCYLYYDEATHFFTFTNTEFCGMIGWYGDFLKNAVIVAVVVSLDILTVIKVRFSRKKIQARVNQENQNKLSQRDIRFLKQAVFQASVFMLELLTYFFFPLYFQNRWVVFFGTSFAWVAVHAADGMVVIVCNPEVRKFLMNKKTNSMNSTASRTTNLNDV; encoded by the exons ATGGATTCATACCAAATCGTTTTTGCTCTGATCCCG ATCACACTTCTCGGATCTGTGTTGAATTGGAGCATATTCTACAGCATTCACAAGCTTCAGTCTCTCAACAACTCATTTGGATACTTGTCGGCAAACCAAGCGTTCTCCGATGCTCTTCACTCAACCACGTTCCTCCTGTATTTTTGTCCAATGGTGTTACT TGACCACCCATTCCTGAAAGCTTACTCCCATCACTGTGGTTTCGTTATTCTTTTCTGCTACGAACTCTCCGTTTTCACCCATTTCGCCATTTCaatcaatcgattttttgccgtTTGGATGCCTCTCAAATACGAGTCCATGTTCAACATCAAACGTACCAGATGGATGATAGTTTTCATGTGGATTTTTATTGGATCCATTGCAGTTCTCTTCTACCAAA AGTTCTGCTATCTCTACTACGACGAGGCAACTCATTTCTTCACGTTTACCAATACAGAGTTTTGCGGAATGATTGGGTGGTATggggattttttgaagaatgctGTAATTGTTGCGGTGGTAGTTTCCTTGGACATTCTTACTGTTATAAAAGTGcgattttcccgaaaaaag ATCCAAGCTAGAGTAAACCAGGAAAACCAAAACAAGCTTTCTCAAAGGGACATTCGTTTTCTCAAACAGGCAGTCTTCCAAGCATCCGTATTCATGTTGGAGCTTTTGACATACTTCTTCTTTCCTCTCTACTTCCAAAACCGCTGGGTCGTTTTCTTCGGAACTTCATTCGCCTGGGTCGCTGTCCACGCGGCTGATGG AATGGTTGTTATCGTCTGTAATCCAGAAGTCCGAAAATTCCTGATgaacaagaaaacaaattcaatGAATTCAACGGCAAGCAGAACAACCAATTTGAACGACGTCTAA
- the srx-68 gene encoding 7TM GPCR serpentine receptor class x (Srx) domain-containing protein (Confirmed by transcript evidence), which translates to MIGWYGDFLKNAVIVAVVVSLDILTVIKVRFSRKKIQARVNQENQNKLSQRDIRFLKQAVFQASVFMLELLTYFFFPLYFQNRWVVFFGTSFAWVAVHAADGMVVIVCNPEVRKFLMNKKTNSMNSTASRTTNLNDV; encoded by the exons ATGATTGGGTGGTATggggattttttgaagaatgctGTAATTGTTGCGGTGGTAGTTTCCTTGGACATTCTTACTGTTATAAAAGTGcgattttcccgaaaaaag ATCCAAGCTAGAGTAAACCAGGAAAACCAAAACAAGCTTTCTCAAAGGGACATTCGTTTTCTCAAACAGGCAGTCTTCCAAGCATCCGTATTCATGTTGGAGCTTTTGACATACTTCTTCTTTCCTCTCTACTTCCAAAACCGCTGGGTCGTTTTCTTCGGAACTTCATTCGCCTGGGTCGCTGTCCACGCGGCTGATGG AATGGTTGTTATCGTCTGTAATCCAGAAGTCCGAAAATTCCTGATgaacaagaaaacaaattcaatGAATTCAACGGCAAGCAGAACAACCAATTTGAACGACGTCTAA
- the srx-67 gene encoding G-protein coupled receptors family 1 profile domain-containing protein (Confirmed by transcript evidence), which yields MVLLDQPLMKKYSFIMGCALLFCYESSVLTHFCISINRFCAVLVPLKYDIWFTIKNTKKIIALLWIVETIIAAIFYQYLCNVFYLEEIHFIQFTSTEFCGMVAWYEDFVKNAAIIAIIVCLDITTILRVHHVTKKARANRGEDANKFSPRDIRFLRQTVFQGSVFLLELITYFFIPQYFQNQWIIFLGTSFIWVAIHAIDGMIVIVCNPEVRNFLIGGHKVTQQTVTQSDMTAA from the exons ATGGTACTTCT GGACCAACCTTTAATGAAAAAGTACTCATTCATCATGGGATGCGCTCTACTTTTCTGCTACGAGTCATCGGTTCTCACTCATTTCTGCATCTCCATCAACAGATTCTGTGCCGTCTTGGTGCCACTGAAGTATGACATATGGTTCACcataaaaaatacgaaaaagaTTATCGCATTGTTGTGGATTGTTGAAACAATTATTGCAGCCATTTTCTACCAGT atttgtgCAATGTGTTCTACTTGGAAGAAATTCATTTCATACAATTCACCAGTACCGAGTTTTGTGGGATGGTTGCGTGGTATGaggattttgtaaaaaatgctGCAATCATCGCAATTATTGTGTGTTTGGACATCACAACTATACTTCGAGTTCATCATGTTACCAAAAAG gcccGCGCCAACAGAGGCGAGGACGCTAATAAATTCTCCCCGAGAGACATCCGTTTCCTCCGGCAAACCGTTTTTCAAGGATCGGTGTTTCTTCTCGAGTTGATCACATATTTCTTCATTCcacaatatttccaaaatcagTGGATCATATTTCTCGGAACTTCGTTCATCTGGGTTGCAATTCATGCGATTGATGG aatgattGTAATCGTTTGCAACCCAGAAGTCAGAAACTTTCTCATCGGAGGCCACAAAGTCACCCAACAGACTGTTACTCAAAGCGATATGACAGCGGCATAA